One genomic segment of Nothobranchius furzeri strain GRZ-AD chromosome 10, NfurGRZ-RIMD1, whole genome shotgun sequence includes these proteins:
- the cyb5d2 gene encoding neuferricin, whose amino-acid sequence MPCYVLGAFLAVLFALWFVPRNWSRKSGTDSSVDPPVRLLSRHELSLYDGEEGSRGLYLAILGQVFDVHKGHKHYGPGGAYHVMAGKDVSLAFITGDFTESGLTDDVSSLSPLQVVALFQWLAFYQREYLSVGVLIGQFYNESGQPTEALLEAEALLAEGQQLKALSESEKVRFPSCNSEWSADRGARVWCSTKSGGVIRDWSGVPRKLFSPSSGGIRCVCVKDLPTAEEDPNLQKYDGCPADADSCSLAEL is encoded by the exons atgcCGTGCTATGTGTTGGGCGCGTTTTTAGCGGTTTTGTTCGCGCTGTGGTTCGTTCCGCGGAACTGGTCCCGGAAATCAGGGACCGATTCGTCTGTGGACCCTCCTGTGCGGCTCCTCAGCAGGCATGAGTTGTCTCTGTATGACGGAGAGGAAGGAAGCAGGGGCCTCTACCTGGCCATTCTAGGCCAGGTGTTTGATGTCCACAAGGGGCACAAGCATTATGGACCCGGTGGTGCTTATCACGTCATGGCAG gCAAAGATGTCTCCTTGGCCTTCATCACTGGAGACTTCACAGAGAGTGGTCTAACAGATGATGTGTCCAGCCTGTCTCCTCTGCAGGTGGTGGCACTGTTTCAGTGGCTGGCCTTCTATCAGAGGGAATATTTATCTGTTG GGGTGTTAATCGGCCAATTCTATAATGAAAGTGGACAGCCCACAGAGGCGCTCCTGGAAGCTGAAGCATTATTGGCTGAAGGCCAGCAACTGAAGGCCTTATCTGAAAGCGAGAAGGTCCGCTTTCCCTCCTGCAACTCTGAATGGAGTGCTGACAGGGGTGCAAGAGTCTGGTGCTCCACTAAGAG CGGCGGGGTGATCAGAGACTGGTCCGGTGTGCCACGAAAACTCTTCTCTCCATCTTCCGGTGGTATTCGATGTGTGTGCGTTAAAGATCTGCCTACAGCAGAGGAGGATCCAAACCTGCAGAAATATGATGGCTGCCCTGCAGACGCGGACTCGTGCTCTCTAGCAGAGCTCTAA